Proteins from a single region of Acinonyx jubatus isolate Ajub_Pintada_27869175 chromosome D3, VMU_Ajub_asm_v1.0, whole genome shotgun sequence:
- the CETN1 gene encoding centrin-1 yields the protein MASSFKKPNVASTSQKRKVGPKPELTEDQKQEVREAFDLFDADGSGTIDVKELKVAMRALGFEPRKEEMKKMISEVDKEGTGKISFNDFLAVMTQKMAEKDTKEEILKAFRLFDDDETGKISFKNLKRVANELGENLTDEELQEMIDEADRDGDGEVNEEEFLRIMKKTNLY from the coding sequence ATGGCTTCCAGCTTTAAGAAGCCAAATGTGGCCTCTACCAGCCAGAAAAGAAAAGTGGGTCCTAAGCCTGAACTCACTGAAGATCAGAAGCAAGAAGTTCGTGAAGCCTTTGACCTCTTCGATGCTGACGGAAGTGGGACCATCGATGTGAAGGAGCTGAAGGTGGCCATGAGAGCACTGGGCTTTGAGCCCAGGAAGGAGGAGATGAAGAAGATGATCTCCGAAGTGGACAAGGAAGGCACAGGGAAAATCAGTTTCAATGACTTTTTGGCCGTGATGACTCAGAAGATGGCCGAGAAAGAcaccaaagaagaaatcctgAAGGCTTTCAGGCTCTTTGATGACGATGAAACTGGGAAGATCTCTTTCAAAAACCTAAAGCGCGTGGCCAACGAGTTAGGGGAAAACCTCACCGACGAGGAGCTGCAGGAAATGATAGACGAAGCCGATCGGGATGGAGATGGCGAAGTGAACGAGGAAGAGTTTCTTCGGATCATGAAGAAGACCAACCTATATTAA